A portion of the Halogeometricum sp. S1BR25-6 genome contains these proteins:
- a CDS encoding enoyl-CoA hydratase/isomerase family protein, with the protein MHVEFDHLSVEKEGSIARITLDRTQRLNAFHYDAVRDLDAVSQLLASDQDLRLVTIEGAGRAFCTGIDLKDLSADEIDMGYHPPWERALRRFETMEPLVLCLIHGYALGGGLQLALSCDIRACTPDAKLGLPAINESIIPGLGTFRLPRYIGLGRAKRMVILGENVDGEEAERIGLVDHLVSADEMHEEFEELVDRYTRVNSQGARLSKQAMLTCFDQDFDAFLDRYLDLQTEAMTGEDFEEATSAYAEDREPEWS; encoded by the coding sequence ATGCACGTCGAATTCGACCACCTGTCCGTCGAGAAAGAGGGGAGTATCGCCCGGATCACCCTCGACCGGACCCAACGGCTGAACGCCTTCCACTACGACGCGGTGCGCGACCTGGACGCCGTCTCCCAGTTGCTGGCCAGCGACCAGGACCTCCGGTTGGTCACCATCGAGGGGGCCGGCCGAGCGTTCTGTACTGGCATCGACCTCAAAGACCTCTCGGCCGACGAGATCGACATGGGCTACCATCCCCCGTGGGAGCGAGCGCTGCGTCGCTTCGAGACGATGGAGCCGCTCGTCCTCTGTCTGATTCACGGCTACGCGCTGGGCGGCGGCTTACAGCTCGCGCTCTCGTGCGACATCCGCGCCTGCACGCCCGACGCGAAACTGGGCCTCCCGGCCATCAACGAGAGTATCATCCCCGGGCTCGGGACGTTCCGTCTCCCCCGGTACATCGGCCTCGGGCGGGCGAAGCGGATGGTCATCCTCGGCGAGAACGTCGACGGCGAGGAGGCCGAACGAATCGGCCTCGTCGACCACCTCGTCTCGGCGGACGAAATGCACGAGGAGTTCGAGGAACTGGTCGACCGCTACACGCGGGTCAACTCACAGGGGGCGCGCCTCTCGAAGCAGGCGATGCTGACCTGTTTCGACCAGGATTTCGACGCCTTCCTCGACCGCTATCTCGACCTCCAGACAGAGGCGATGACGGGCGAGGACTTCGAGGAAGCGACCAGCGCATACGCGGAGGACCGGGAGCCGGAGTGGTCGTAG
- the carA gene encoding glutamine-hydrolyzing carbamoyl-phosphate synthase small subunit, with amino-acid sequence MSDAYLALEDGRVIEARGRAPGRTRGELVFTTAYTGYEESLTDPSYEEQVLTFSYPLIGNYGVREERFESDRIHPRAAIAREFTEDVVEWFESEDVPAIDHIDTRDLVTAVREEGAMKCGIAVGDDATPEDAKEELAQCKGMSEHTEIGAQVSTVEHETYEGGGKTDVALIDCGAKMSIVDSLTARGADVHVLPHDTDAETVEELDPDVLFLSNGPGDPANFTQAQALVEEFVGEVPLAGICLGQQVIARALGGTTEKMAFGHRGVNQPVRDLNTGKVVMTTQNHGYTVDEPGDLNVTQVNVNDDTAEGLENDDLNVITRQYHPEAHPGPNDSLDFFDDVLGMAGVDAGEGGTRVAASD; translated from the coding sequence ATGTCGGACGCCTACTTGGCTCTGGAGGACGGCCGCGTCATCGAAGCGCGCGGTCGCGCTCCGGGACGCACACGTGGCGAACTGGTGTTCACGACCGCGTACACGGGATACGAAGAGAGTCTCACAGACCCCTCCTACGAGGAGCAGGTCCTCACCTTCTCGTACCCCCTCATCGGAAACTACGGCGTCCGAGAGGAGCGGTTCGAGTCCGACCGGATTCACCCCCGCGCCGCCATCGCCCGCGAGTTCACCGAGGACGTCGTCGAGTGGTTCGAATCGGAAGACGTGCCCGCCATCGACCACATCGACACCCGCGACCTCGTGACCGCCGTGCGCGAGGAGGGTGCGATGAAGTGCGGTATCGCCGTCGGTGACGACGCGACGCCCGAGGACGCGAAGGAGGAACTCGCGCAGTGCAAGGGCATGAGCGAGCACACCGAAATCGGCGCGCAGGTCAGCACCGTCGAGCACGAAACCTACGAGGGAGGTGGCAAAACGGACGTCGCGCTCATCGACTGCGGCGCGAAGATGTCCATCGTCGACTCGCTGACCGCACGCGGCGCCGACGTCCACGTCCTGCCGCACGACACCGACGCCGAGACGGTCGAGGAACTCGACCCTGACGTGCTGTTCCTCTCGAACGGGCCGGGCGACCCGGCGAACTTCACGCAGGCACAGGCGCTCGTCGAGGAGTTCGTCGGCGAGGTTCCCCTCGCGGGCATCTGCCTCGGCCAGCAGGTCATCGCGCGCGCCCTCGGCGGCACCACCGAAAAGATGGCGTTCGGCCACCGCGGCGTCAACCAACCCGTCCGCGACCTGAACACCGGCAAGGTCGTCATGACCACCCAGAACCACGGCTACACCGTCGACGAACCCGGAGACCTGAACGTCACGCAGGTCAACGTCAACGACGACACCGCCGAAGGACTGGAGAACGACGACCTGAACGTCATCACCCGTCAGTACCACCCCGAGGCCCACCCCGGTCCCAACGACTCGCTTGACTTCTTCGACGACGTCCTCGGTATGGCCGGCGTCGACGCCGGCGAGGGCGGGACACGAGTCGCCGCCTCGGACTGA
- a CDS encoding Lrp/AsnC family transcriptional regulator: MDELDRRILDILRRDARTPYTEIAEQVETSEGTVRNRVERLMSDGVIERFTVSTRTGNIKAMIEVSVKVDVDTTKISELMAEWDEVDFVWQVSGEEDVVLVVDAADTRAVNELITQARELDEVKSTKTRLILDERLGRSP, from the coding sequence ATGGACGAGTTGGACCGACGGATTCTCGACATCCTCCGGCGGGACGCGCGGACCCCGTACACAGAGATAGCCGAGCAGGTCGAAACGTCCGAGGGGACGGTGCGAAACCGGGTCGAACGCCTGATGAGCGACGGCGTCATCGAGCGATTCACCGTCTCCACCCGCACGGGCAACATCAAAGCGATGATCGAGGTGTCGGTCAAGGTGGACGTCGACACGACGAAGATTTCCGAACTGATGGCCGAGTGGGACGAGGTGGACTTCGTCTGGCAGGTATCGGGCGAGGAAGACGTGGTGCTCGTCGTCGACGCCGCGGACACGCGCGCGGTGAACGAACTCATCACGCAAGCCCGCGAACTCGACGAGGTCAAGAGCACGAAGACGCGGCTGATTCTCGACGAGCGACTCGGACGCAGTCCGTAG
- a CDS encoding PHP-associated domain-containing protein yields the protein MFAVDLHTHSRFFHWSPGRPTRFDPVGLSLSAIAGRLRGLDAVAVTNHDYAYASQRRFPTIPGIEVSTTMGHLLVVGPDPPSRTRAGELTPAEVVDEAHDRGCAAVVAHPYRNSSLRDTEADFDAVELNGKNPEHVVQTRELAERLDLPLTGGSDAHYPFEIGRAYTLIDADELTPAAVADAIRSGETEAVVNLNRFEEELDRAYTRIHHAKGAMDGGSSPQ from the coding sequence GTGTTCGCCGTCGACCTTCACACCCACTCTCGGTTCTTCCACTGGTCGCCCGGCCGGCCGACGCGCTTCGACCCGGTCGGTCTCTCGCTGTCCGCTATCGCGGGCCGCCTGCGCGGACTGGACGCCGTCGCCGTAACGAACCACGACTACGCCTACGCCTCACAGCGGCGGTTTCCGACGATTCCGGGTATCGAGGTGTCGACGACGATGGGACACCTCCTCGTCGTCGGCCCCGACCCGCCGAGTCGGACGCGAGCGGGGGAGTTGACGCCCGCAGAGGTCGTCGACGAGGCGCACGACCGGGGCTGTGCGGCCGTCGTCGCCCACCCCTACCGCAACAGCAGCCTCCGGGACACCGAGGCCGACTTCGACGCCGTCGAACTGAACGGAAAGAACCCCGAGCACGTGGTCCAGACGCGTGAACTCGCGGAACGACTCGACCTGCCGTTGACCGGCGGCAGCGACGCGCACTACCCGTTCGAGATCGGACGGGCGTACACGCTCATTGACGCCGACGAACTCACGCCCGCCGCCGTCGCCGACGCCATCCGTTCGGGCGAGACGGAGGCCGTGGTGAACCTCAACCGGTTCGAGGAGGAACTCGACCGGGCGTACACCCGCATCCACCACGCGAAGGGCGCGATGGACGGCGGGTCGAGTCCGCAGTAG
- a CDS encoding diacylglycerol/lipid kinase family protein produces the protein MTDRILVFNPRSGDGKRSACARAIAEERGYDVRESREKGDTLELAREAAREGASVIAAAGGDGTLNEVVRGVDAEGGLDETTLGVVPCGTGNDFADNVGVRGVEHAFDVLKNGRRRGLDLGSVRWTAEESADSLAGTPARPFLNSCACGLTAEASAGATREAKRRLGVLAYVLSTLQRTRTFQGLQLDVRAGPQNDPVWTGEALMLLVGNGRRFPGERMRQANMEDGLLNVVVVRNRPALNYLTEGAADRLLRRGASHLTRLKVDHLEVDASVPRQFSLDGEFVEGRHLRADARPGAVRFAVGEGYDPSPVDPTRPGRPDDA, from the coding sequence GTGACCGACCGAATCCTCGTGTTCAACCCGCGGAGCGGCGACGGCAAACGAAGCGCCTGCGCGCGGGCGATAGCCGAGGAGCGCGGCTACGACGTGCGGGAGAGCAGGGAGAAGGGAGACACGCTCGAACTCGCGCGCGAGGCGGCCCGCGAGGGAGCGTCGGTTATCGCGGCCGCGGGCGGCGACGGCACGCTGAACGAAGTCGTCCGAGGGGTCGACGCGGAGGGGGGACTCGACGAGACGACGCTCGGCGTCGTTCCCTGCGGGACGGGCAACGACTTCGCCGACAACGTGGGCGTCCGCGGCGTCGAACACGCCTTCGACGTGCTCAAAAACGGACGCCGCCGGGGGCTGGACCTCGGGAGCGTCCGCTGGACCGCCGAGGAGTCGGCCGACTCGCTGGCCGGGACGCCCGCGCGCCCGTTCTTGAACTCCTGCGCCTGCGGACTCACAGCCGAGGCCAGCGCCGGGGCGACCCGCGAGGCGAAGCGCCGACTCGGCGTTCTCGCCTACGTGCTCTCGACGCTCCAGCGCACGCGGACGTTCCAGGGGTTACAGTTGGACGTCCGTGCCGGGCCGCAGAACGACCCCGTCTGGACGGGCGAGGCGCTGATGCTCCTCGTCGGCAACGGCCGCCGGTTCCCCGGCGAGCGGATGCGGCAGGCGAACATGGAGGACGGCCTGCTGAACGTCGTCGTCGTTCGGAACCGGCCGGCCCTAAACTATCTCACCGAGGGGGCGGCCGACCGACTCCTGCGCCGGGGAGCCTCGCATCTCACGCGCCTGAAGGTCGACCATCTCGAAGTCGACGCCAGCGTCCCGCGGCAGTTCAGTCTCGACGGCGAGTTCGTCGAGGGGCGGCACCTGCGGGCCGACGCTCGCCCCGGCGCGGTGCGGTTCGCTGTCGGCGAGGGGTACGACCCGTCGCCGGTCGACCCGACTCGACCCGGCCGACCCGACGACGCCTGA
- a CDS encoding NUDIX hydrolase produces MSTDEGASSAADAAEEGELHKNAAQDVIAVDADDNEQGLVNRLDAHTGDGTRHRAFTCLVFDGEGRLLLAQRAPNKRLWDTSWDGTVASHPVEGQSQVDATAQRLEEELGISPDQYGDLRVTDKFEYKRYYENAGLEWEVCAVLKVTLEDTTLDPDEEEIAGLLWVDYEHLHEHPQWYRQLRLCPWFEIAMRRDFDEEPADEPSQPRN; encoded by the coding sequence ATGAGTACGGACGAGGGGGCCAGTTCCGCCGCGGACGCCGCGGAGGAGGGCGAACTCCACAAGAACGCCGCACAGGACGTCATCGCCGTCGACGCCGACGACAACGAGCAGGGGCTGGTCAACCGTCTCGACGCCCACACCGGGGACGGGACGCGGCACCGCGCGTTCACCTGTCTCGTCTTCGACGGGGAGGGGCGCCTGCTTCTCGCACAGCGCGCGCCGAACAAGCGTCTGTGGGACACCTCCTGGGACGGCACCGTCGCCTCTCACCCGGTGGAGGGGCAAAGTCAGGTCGACGCGACGGCGCAGCGTCTCGAAGAGGAACTCGGAATCAGCCCCGACCAGTACGGCGACCTGCGCGTGACGGACAAGTTCGAGTACAAGCGCTACTACGAGAACGCCGGCTTGGAGTGGGAGGTCTGTGCCGTCCTCAAGGTGACGCTGGAGGATACAACGCTGGACCCCGACGAGGAGGAGATAGCCGGCCTGCTGTGGGTGGACTACGAACACCTCCACGAGCACCCGCAGTGGTATCGACAACTCCGTCTGTGCCCGTGGTTCGAGATAGCGATGCGCCGTGACTTCGACGAGGAACCCGCCGACGAACCGAGTCAGCCTCGCAACTGA
- a CDS encoding desampylase — MTSTRNPPTNRVSLATDARAAILARARDGASGSVPREVCGVLAGHRADESSGADVVERADPVPNVAADPRTEYELDPATTVETIDALEAEGLDVVGFYHSHPESDPTPSPTDEARAGWVGYVYLLCHPDGRLNAYRWTGERFEELRVARRG, encoded by the coding sequence GTGACTTCGACGAGGAACCCGCCGACGAACCGAGTCAGCCTCGCAACTGACGCGCGAGCCGCGATTCTCGCCCGCGCTCGCGACGGCGCGTCAGGCTCGGTCCCGCGCGAGGTGTGCGGCGTCCTCGCGGGTCACCGGGCCGACGAGTCGAGCGGTGCCGACGTCGTCGAGAGAGCCGACCCGGTACCGAACGTCGCCGCCGACCCCCGGACGGAGTACGAACTCGACCCGGCGACGACGGTGGAGACCATCGACGCCCTCGAAGCCGAGGGGCTGGACGTCGTCGGCTTCTACCACAGTCATCCCGAGAGCGACCCGACTCCGAGTCCGACGGACGAGGCGCGGGCGGGGTGGGTCGGCTACGTCTACCTCCTCTGTCACCCGGACGGCCGCCTGAACGCCTACCGCTGGACCGGCGAGCGGTTCGAGGAACTCCGGGTCGCGCGGCGCGGGTGA
- a CDS encoding SDR family NAD(P)-dependent oxidoreductase: MSEDVPDPDVYDSLEGQVALVTGANRGLGREIAEQLHDLGATVFAATRSITHEIPDEWTHLLVDVTQEGDVSQAADDVFSAAGRLDIVVNNAGVSGGDGDIVAESTDDIDRTLSTNLRGPMLVCKHTVPLLLQDEGGRVVNVSSGMGALNEEQSGGSPAYRVSKSGLNGLTRYLDGEYGDEGLIANAVCPGWVRTDMGGEEANRSIERGAETPVWLSRFETGAPSGYFWRDKEVIDW, encoded by the coding sequence ATGAGTGAGGACGTTCCGGACCCCGACGTGTACGACTCCCTGGAGGGACAGGTCGCCCTCGTCACGGGCGCGAACCGCGGCCTCGGCCGCGAGATAGCCGAACAACTGCACGACCTGGGCGCGACGGTGTTCGCCGCGACGCGGAGCATCACCCACGAGATACCCGACGAGTGGACCCATCTCCTCGTCGACGTGACGCAGGAGGGCGACGTCTCGCAGGCCGCCGACGACGTCTTCTCCGCCGCGGGCCGCCTCGATATCGTCGTCAACAACGCGGGCGTCTCCGGCGGCGACGGGGACATCGTCGCGGAGTCGACCGACGACATCGACCGCACGCTGTCGACGAACCTCCGCGGGCCGATGCTCGTCTGCAAGCACACCGTTCCCCTCCTCCTGCAGGACGAAGGCGGGCGCGTCGTCAACGTCTCCTCGGGGATGGGGGCGCTGAACGAGGAGCAGTCGGGCGGGTCGCCCGCCTACCGCGTCTCGAAGTCGGGACTCAACGGACTCACGAGGTACCTCGACGGCGAGTACGGCGACGAGGGCCTCATCGCCAACGCCGTCTGTCCGGGGTGGGTGCGAACCGACATGGGCGGCGAGGAGGCCAATCGGTCGATAGAACGCGGCGCGGAGACGCCCGTGTGGCTCTCGCGGTTCGAGACCGGAGCGCCGTCGGGGTACTTCTGGCGCGACAAGGAAGTCATCGACTGGTAA
- the kynU gene encoding kynureninase, translating into MDDADAAGPPTRADARELDRADPLSDLRERFFLPEDEAYVDGNSLGLCSADAAAALDRAVEEWKTLAVRGWTDADPEWFTYGERLGARLAPLVGAAEEEVVVGNSTTVNIHTLVGTFYDPDRGEKIVVNSLDFPTDHYAIRAQLRAAGRDPDECLRVVESRDGRTIEEDDIVAAVDDDVGMVFLPSVLYRSGQLLDVERITRAAHDAGALAGFDLAHSVGVVPHDLSEHGVDFAVWCHYKYLNAGPGALAGLYVNERHFGVTPTLAGWWGHEKETQFEMRHTYTPADSAGAFQIGTPPILSAAPLDGALDVTEDAGIDALREKSLALTDFLVALVDDRLRDCEVGTPREASRRGGHVAVEHPEAYRISEALKERGVVADFRPPNVVRICPSPYYVGFEEVYDVVDAFREILDEGEYERYETRGGGVT; encoded by the coding sequence ATGGACGACGCAGACGCCGCCGGCCCGCCGACGCGCGCCGACGCCCGCGAACTCGACCGCGCGGACCCGCTGTCGGACCTCCGAGAGCGCTTCTTCCTCCCCGAGGACGAGGCGTACGTGGACGGCAACTCGCTGGGACTCTGCTCCGCGGACGCGGCGGCGGCCCTCGACCGAGCGGTCGAAGAGTGGAAGACGCTCGCCGTCCGCGGGTGGACGGACGCCGACCCCGAGTGGTTCACCTACGGCGAACGCCTCGGCGCCCGACTCGCCCCCCTCGTCGGCGCCGCGGAGGAGGAAGTCGTCGTCGGCAACTCGACGACGGTGAACATCCACACCCTGGTCGGGACGTTCTACGACCCCGACCGCGGGGAGAAAATCGTCGTGAACAGCCTCGATTTCCCGACCGACCACTACGCGATTCGCGCGCAACTCCGGGCGGCGGGCCGCGACCCCGACGAGTGTCTCCGGGTGGTCGAGAGTCGCGACGGGAGAACGATTGAGGAGGACGATATCGTCGCCGCCGTCGACGACGACGTGGGGATGGTCTTTCTCCCCTCGGTGCTGTACCGCAGCGGGCAACTGCTTGACGTCGAGCGCATCACCCGCGCGGCCCACGACGCGGGCGCCCTCGCCGGATTCGACCTCGCGCACTCCGTCGGCGTCGTGCCGCACGACCTCTCCGAACACGGGGTCGATTTCGCCGTCTGGTGTCACTACAAGTATCTCAACGCCGGTCCCGGCGCGCTCGCGGGACTGTACGTCAACGAGCGCCACTTCGGCGTCACGCCGACCCTCGCGGGGTGGTGGGGTCACGAGAAGGAGACGCAGTTCGAGATGCGACACACCTACACGCCGGCCGACTCCGCGGGCGCGTTCCAGATAGGCACGCCGCCGATTCTCTCGGCCGCGCCCCTCGACGGCGCCCTCGACGTGACCGAGGACGCCGGCATCGACGCTCTCCGCGAGAAGTCGCTGGCGCTCACCGACTTCCTCGTCGCCCTCGTCGACGACCGACTCCGCGACTGCGAGGTGGGAACGCCCCGCGAGGCGTCGCGCCGCGGCGGCCACGTCGCCGTCGAACACCCCGAGGCGTATCGCATCTCGGAGGCGCTGAAAGAACGCGGCGTCGTCGCCGACTTCCGACCGCCGAACGTGGTTCGAATCTGTCCCTCGCCGTACTACGTCGGCTTCGAGGAGGTGTACGACGTCGTCGACGCGTTCCGGGAAATTCTGGACGAAGGAGAGTACGAACGCTACGAGACGCGCGGCGGCGGAGTGACCTGA
- a CDS encoding alpha/beta hydrolase, producing the protein MERRAPEVDPQVRDAVERFEREGLPPWHALSVESARTVEDEAFAATDPPAVERVGEFSIAGPRGPVPLRTYHPAPEETRGVLVFYHGGGWTLGTLDSAAGICRRLADRSGRLVVSVDYRLAPEHPFPEPLDDAVAAYEWVRGHAGSLGGDPESVVVGGTSAGGNLAAAVSLRAAAESEGVREVPTPAGQLLLYPILAQTFDTDSYEENADGPLLSRADMAWFRGHYLRSDVDRYNPFAAPVRADEERLAETPPACVVTGGFDPLRDEGTRYAARLREAGVAVVHQHYPAMAHGFLSLAADVDAADEAFDRVAERLAEFDSSVRN; encoded by the coding sequence ATGGAGCGACGCGCCCCCGAGGTGGACCCGCAGGTCCGAGACGCGGTGGAGCGATTCGAGCGCGAGGGACTGCCGCCGTGGCACGCGCTGTCGGTCGAGAGCGCCCGGACCGTCGAGGACGAGGCGTTCGCGGCGACGGACCCGCCGGCGGTCGAACGGGTCGGGGAGTTCTCGATAGCGGGGCCGCGCGGACCGGTTCCGCTCCGGACGTACCACCCCGCACCCGAGGAGACCCGAGGGGTTCTCGTCTTCTACCACGGCGGCGGGTGGACCCTCGGAACCCTCGACTCCGCGGCCGGCATCTGCCGCCGACTCGCCGACCGGTCGGGGCGACTCGTCGTCAGCGTCGACTACCGCCTCGCGCCCGAACACCCGTTTCCGGAACCGCTGGACGACGCCGTCGCCGCCTACGAGTGGGTCCGCGGGCACGCCGGGTCGCTCGGCGGCGACCCCGAGAGCGTCGTCGTCGGGGGAACGAGCGCCGGCGGCAACCTCGCCGCCGCCGTCTCCCTCCGCGCCGCCGCCGAGAGTGAGGGGGTGCGAGAGGTTCCGACGCCGGCGGGGCAACTCCTCCTCTACCCGATTCTCGCGCAGACGTTCGACACCGACTCCTACGAAGAAAACGCCGACGGACCGCTGCTCTCGCGGGCCGACATGGCGTGGTTCCGCGGCCACTACCTCCGGAGCGACGTCGACCGGTACAACCCGTTCGCCGCGCCGGTTCGCGCGGACGAGGAACGCCTCGCCGAGACGCCGCCGGCGTGCGTCGTGACGGGCGGGTTCGACCCCCTGCGGGACGAGGGGACGCGCTACGCCGCGCGACTTCGGGAGGCGGGCGTCGCCGTCGTCCACCAACACTACCCCGCGATGGCCCACGGTTTCCTCAGCCTCGCCGCGGACGTCGACGCCGCCGACGAGGCGTTCGACCGGGTCGCAGAACGGCTCGCGGAGTTCGATAGTAGCGTTCGCAACTGA
- a CDS encoding AIR synthase-related protein, which translates to MTDLGKADRAFFDRYVFSNLGADRDDVAVGPTHGVDFGLLNLDGTAVAVATDPVSVLPGLGLARAGRFALDFVLADVAVSGLPPSHLAVSFTLPSEFSDEAFGELWTAMHEEAEALGVSIVAGHTARYAECSFPWVGGATALAVGDPSDVVRPDGARVGDDVLVTKGPAVEATGLLTTLFPEQFDLPPGTLSAAQSQVDETDCVRDAMAAAAAGGVHAMHDATECGLFGALNEVADGAGVRLDVATDAIPFRPSVREVCDYLDIDPWTATTGGTLVLAVDPDATDRVVSALESEGTPVGVAGTVREGSGVVVDGESVPHPDVDSSWAAYEELARRAEE; encoded by the coding sequence ATGACCGACCTCGGAAAGGCCGACCGAGCGTTCTTCGACCGGTACGTCTTCTCGAACCTCGGCGCCGACCGCGACGACGTCGCCGTCGGCCCGACCCACGGCGTCGACTTCGGCCTCCTGAACCTCGACGGCACGGCCGTCGCCGTCGCCACCGACCCCGTCTCCGTCCTGCCGGGTCTCGGCCTCGCCCGCGCCGGCCGGTTCGCCCTCGACTTCGTCCTCGCGGACGTCGCCGTCTCGGGGCTGCCGCCGTCGCACCTCGCCGTCTCGTTCACGCTCCCGTCCGAGTTCTCCGACGAGGCGTTCGGGGAGTTGTGGACCGCGATGCACGAGGAGGCCGAGGCGCTGGGCGTCAGCATCGTCGCCGGTCACACCGCCCGCTACGCCGAGTGCTCGTTCCCGTGGGTCGGGGGCGCCACCGCCCTCGCCGTCGGCGACCCGTCGGACGTCGTCCGCCCGGACGGCGCCCGCGTCGGCGACGACGTACTGGTCACGAAGGGACCGGCCGTGGAGGCGACGGGACTGCTCACGACGCTGTTTCCCGAGCAGTTCGACCTCCCGCCCGGGACGCTCTCTGCGGCGCAGTCGCAGGTGGACGAGACCGACTGCGTCCGCGACGCGATGGCCGCCGCGGCCGCCGGCGGCGTCCACGCCATGCACGACGCGACGGAGTGCGGCCTGTTCGGGGCGCTCAACGAAGTCGCCGACGGCGCGGGCGTCCGCCTCGACGTCGCCACCGACGCCATCCCGTTCCGACCGAGCGTCCGCGAGGTGTGCGACTACCTGGACATCGACCCGTGGACGGCGACGACGGGCGGAACGCTCGTGCTCGCCGTCGACCCCGATGCGACCGACCGGGTCGTCTCGGCGCTCGAATCCGAGGGCACGCCCGTCGGCGTCGCCGGGACGGTGCGCGAGGGTTCCGGCGTCGTCGTCGACGGCGAGTCGGTTCCCCATCCGGACGTCGACTCGTCGTGGGCGGCCTACGAGGAGTTGGCGCGGCGCGCGGAGGAGTGA
- a CDS encoding ATP-binding protein produces the protein MSDDGTISEIGPAAEERSDDDYRKLIERVVDAAVVLLDADGDVTTWNASARRLTGYDRTSARGADFDVVLNADIPATTLLEEADAAGRVEVDCVAHDADGEAYDAHVAVTSLEPDESAPGIPMSPSVTDDEGYATVVRDVTDYRSETRSLERRNERLTAFASSVSHDLRNPLSAALAQLDVARARYPDETHPHLDTAYQSLLRMNDRIDEALTLAREGARGVERTPVSLRETAERAWRVAGPERGTLRFDDPPETVSADEEGLCRLFENLFDNAETHAGDDAAVEIGGTGEGFYVADDGPGIAPDRRDSVFEYGVTGSADGTGLGLAIVTAVADAHDWRVGVDESETGGARFDVVFDRAANR, from the coding sequence GTGAGCGACGACGGGACCATCTCGGAAATCGGCCCCGCCGCCGAGGAGCGCAGCGACGACGACTACCGAAAACTCATCGAACGGGTCGTCGACGCGGCGGTCGTCCTCCTCGACGCCGACGGCGACGTGACCACGTGGAACGCGAGCGCTCGCCGACTCACGGGGTACGACCGGACGAGCGCCCGCGGGGCCGACTTCGACGTCGTCCTCAATGCCGACATCCCGGCGACCACGCTGCTCGAAGAGGCCGACGCGGCGGGTCGGGTCGAAGTCGACTGCGTCGCCCACGACGCCGACGGCGAGGCGTACGACGCCCACGTCGCGGTCACGTCGCTCGAACCCGACGAGAGCGCTCCTGGGATACCGATGTCGCCGAGCGTGACCGACGACGAGGGCTACGCCACCGTCGTCCGCGACGTGACCGACTACCGCTCGGAGACGCGGTCGCTCGAACGGCGCAACGAGCGGCTGACGGCCTTCGCGAGCAGCGTCTCCCACGACCTCCGGAACCCCTTGAGCGCCGCCCTCGCGCAACTCGACGTCGCCCGCGCGCGCTATCCCGACGAGACGCACCCCCACCTCGACACCGCCTACCAGTCGCTCCTCCGGATGAACGACCGCATCGACGAGGCGCTGACGCTCGCTCGGGAGGGTGCCCGCGGCGTCGAGCGGACGCCGGTTTCGCTCCGGGAGACCGCAGAGCGGGCGTGGCGGGTGGCCGGTCCCGAAAGGGGGACGCTGCGGTTCGACGACCCGCCGGAGACGGTGTCGGCCGACGAGGAGGGGCTCTGTCGACTCTTCGAGAACCTCTTCGACAACGCCGAGACGCACGCCGGCGACGACGCGGCGGTCGAAATCGGCGGCACCGGCGAGGGGTTCTACGTCGCGGACGACGGCCCCGGCATCGCGCCGGACCGCCGCGACTCGGTGTTCGAGTACGGCGTCACCGGCAGCGCAGACGGCACCGGGCTCGGTCTCGCCATCGTCACCGCCGTCGCCGACGCGCACGATTGGCGGGTCGGCGTCGACGAGAGCGAGACGGGCGGCGCGCGCTTCGACGTCGTCTTCGACCGCGCGGCGAACCGGTAG